The proteins below come from a single Mucilaginibacter mali genomic window:
- a CDS encoding type I restriction enzyme HsdR N-terminal domain-containing protein — protein sequence MDVLQPLNLPPYPFKITEHDGQYTLFDELRKKSIIITPEEWVRQHFVQYLIGYKSYPKTLIGLEGGLKLHGMARRTDILVRNARGEKVLLVECKAPSVNITQAVFDQIARYNMVHKVPLLAVTNGLQHYYCRIDFVNERYAFIQELPFFELKDER from the coding sequence ATGGATGTGCTGCAACCGCTTAATTTACCGCCATACCCTTTTAAAATAACCGAGCATGACGGCCAGTATACCCTGTTTGATGAATTGCGGAAGAAGAGCATCATCATTACCCCCGAAGAATGGGTGCGGCAGCATTTTGTGCAATACCTTATCGGCTATAAAAGCTACCCAAAAACACTGATCGGTCTTGAGGGTGGCTTGAAATTGCACGGCATGGCCCGCCGCACCGATATTTTGGTGCGCAATGCCCGTGGCGAAAAGGTGTTACTGGTAGAATGTAAAGCCCCATCTGTTAATATTACCCAGGCCGTGTTCGATCAGATTGCCCGGTACAACATGGTGCACAAGGTCCCCTTGCTGGCCGTTACCAATGGCCTGCAACATTACTATTGCCGTATTGATTTTGTGAACGAACGGTATGCTTTTATACAGGAGTTGCCGTTTTTTGAGTTGAAAGACGAAAGGTAA
- a CDS encoding GLPGLI family protein, which translates to MKYLLTIIAAIICFTASAQKPEPAIGKAVYNFSHVRDTLHRDKPYTERLALLVGRDASVYKSLDKQLAEQKMVADVMNQVKNASNPNALTLTIQGGPPTQAEEYYQYPKEKKLYTEETVVNYYLVEEPLPAIKWQIKKDTMSISGLQCQMATAHFKGRDYTAWFCADLPFQTGPWKLNGLPGLILEASDAKKEVIFKFEGFEDIRASNQTIAPPADDIRTSPENMAKLKEARAKDPSGFMKASHGSGQAKRGSNGMDMVDPSKIASINVKGYTGPLTKVVNNPIELPEGK; encoded by the coding sequence ATGAAATACCTGTTAACTATTATTGCTGCAATTATTTGTTTTACGGCATCAGCCCAAAAGCCCGAGCCTGCTATTGGCAAAGCGGTTTATAACTTCAGCCATGTGCGGGATACCTTGCACCGGGATAAACCCTATACAGAAAGACTGGCCTTGCTGGTTGGCCGTGATGCCAGCGTTTATAAAAGCCTGGATAAGCAACTTGCCGAGCAAAAAATGGTAGCCGATGTGATGAACCAGGTAAAAAACGCATCGAACCCGAACGCCCTTACGCTAACCATACAAGGTGGCCCCCCTACACAAGCCGAAGAATATTACCAATACCCTAAAGAGAAAAAGCTTTACACCGAAGAAACGGTAGTAAACTATTACCTGGTAGAGGAGCCATTGCCAGCTATTAAATGGCAGATAAAAAAAGATACCATGAGCATCAGCGGCCTGCAATGCCAAATGGCCACCGCCCATTTTAAGGGCCGCGACTATACCGCCTGGTTTTGCGCAGATCTGCCTTTTCAAACCGGTCCATGGAAATTGAACGGCCTGCCCGGGTTGATACTGGAAGCCAGCGACGCGAAAAAGGAGGTGATATTTAAGTTTGAAGGTTTTGAGGATATCCGCGCCAGCAACCAAACCATAGCCCCACCTGCCGATGATATCAGGACAAGCCCGGAGAATATGGCCAAACTAAAAGAAGCCCGCGCCAAAGACCCTTCGGGCTTTATGAAGGCATCGCACGGTTCGGGACAGGCTAAGCGTGGTAGCAATGGTATGGATATGGTAGATCCGTCGAAGATAGCCTCTATTAATGTGAAAGGGTATACCGGGCCGCTTACCAAGGTGGTTAATAACCCGATAGAGTTGCCGGAAGGGAAGTAG
- the rnr gene encoding ribonuclease R: MSKKKQKHNSSIKQVLTQMVLDIFEKNGNIPQNYKQVSAALNVHDDEARKVILEILKDEAFAGVLKEISHGKFQLVELKTFVEGKVDLTNDGSAFIVTDDTDESDIYVAPRKLKNALNGDRVKVYVYAKSKGKRKEGEVIEIIKRAKTEFTGIVKLSERFAFFVPDDRKMMHDIFIPIADLNGAKNGIKAVAEITDWPPEAKNPIGRIKHILGEQGENDTEMNAILAEYGFPLSFPKEVEEESEAIPDVISEAEIARRRDFRNVLTMTIDPVDAKDFDDALSFRKLDNGNYEVGVHIADVAHYIVPDSALDKEAFDRGTSVYLVDRVIPMLPERLSNGLCSLRPKEDKLCFAAVFELDDNARVINEWYGKTVIHSDRRFAYEEVQEIIEAKEGEYSEEILTLNALAYKLRDAKFKNGAISFETTEVKFKLDEKGKPVGVYVKERKDAHKLIEDFMLLANRKVAEYVSKLGKGKNKYTFVYRAHDAPNPDSLGNFAQFAARFGYRINMKSDREIAKSLNFLMTDVEGKKEQNVLTHLAIRSMAKAIYTTKSSSHYGLAFDHYTHFTSPIRRYPDVMVHRLLFHYLNGGQSANAEHYEKLCSHSSAMEKKAADAERASVKYKQAEYLKDNVGSIFNGIISGVTEWGMYVEIIENKCEGMIRLRDIADDFYTLDEKNYAIIGQRKKKVYQLGDEVRIKVKNVDLAKKQIDFSLVQDR, from the coding sequence ATGTCTAAAAAGAAACAGAAACATAATTCTTCTATTAAGCAGGTGCTTACGCAAATGGTGCTTGATATTTTTGAGAAGAACGGAAATATACCACAAAACTATAAACAGGTATCGGCCGCGCTGAACGTGCATGACGATGAGGCCCGCAAGGTGATACTGGAGATACTGAAAGATGAGGCCTTTGCCGGCGTGCTGAAAGAGATAAGCCACGGCAAATTTCAACTGGTAGAACTGAAAACCTTTGTTGAAGGTAAGGTTGACCTCACTAACGATGGCTCGGCCTTTATTGTTACCGACGATACCGATGAGAGCGACATTTACGTTGCTCCCCGCAAACTGAAGAACGCCCTGAACGGCGACCGTGTGAAGGTTTATGTTTACGCCAAAAGCAAGGGCAAGCGTAAAGAGGGCGAGGTGATAGAGATCATCAAGCGTGCCAAAACCGAGTTTACCGGCATTGTAAAACTATCGGAGCGGTTTGCCTTTTTTGTGCCGGACGATCGCAAGATGATGCACGACATATTCATCCCCATTGCCGATCTTAACGGTGCAAAGAACGGCATAAAGGCCGTTGCCGAAATAACCGATTGGCCGCCTGAAGCCAAAAACCCTATTGGCCGCATTAAACATATACTGGGCGAGCAGGGCGAGAACGATACCGAAATGAACGCCATTTTGGCCGAGTATGGTTTCCCGCTGTCGTTCCCTAAAGAGGTAGAGGAAGAATCGGAAGCGATACCGGATGTGATCAGCGAAGCCGAGATAGCCCGCCGCCGCGATTTCAGGAACGTGCTGACCATGACCATCGACCCGGTTGATGCTAAGGATTTTGACGATGCCCTGTCGTTCCGCAAGCTGGATAACGGCAATTACGAGGTGGGGGTACATATTGCCGATGTGGCGCACTACATTGTGCCCGATTCGGCCCTGGATAAGGAAGCTTTTGACCGAGGCACATCGGTTTATTTGGTTGACCGCGTGATTCCCATGCTGCCCGAAAGGTTATCGAACGGGCTATGCTCATTGCGGCCAAAAGAAGATAAACTTTGCTTCGCCGCCGTTTTTGAACTGGATGATAATGCAAGGGTGATCAATGAGTGGTACGGCAAAACCGTTATCCACTCCGACCGCCGCTTTGCTTATGAGGAAGTGCAGGAGATAATTGAAGCTAAAGAAGGTGAGTACAGTGAAGAGATACTTACGCTGAACGCTTTGGCTTATAAACTGCGCGATGCCAAGTTTAAGAATGGCGCCATCAGCTTTGAAACTACCGAGGTTAAATTTAAGCTGGACGAAAAAGGCAAGCCCGTTGGCGTTTACGTGAAAGAGCGTAAAGATGCGCATAAACTAATTGAAGACTTTATGCTGCTGGCCAACCGCAAAGTGGCCGAATATGTGAGTAAGCTGGGCAAGGGCAAAAACAAATACACCTTTGTATACCGTGCGCACGATGCGCCCAACCCCGATTCGCTGGGCAATTTCGCGCAGTTTGCGGCACGGTTTGGTTACCGCATCAATATGAAATCGGACAGGGAGATAGCTAAATCGTTAAACTTTTTAATGACGGACGTAGAGGGTAAAAAAGAGCAGAACGTGCTTACCCACCTGGCCATCCGCAGCATGGCGAAGGCTATTTATACCACCAAAAGCAGCAGTCACTACGGTTTGGCTTTTGATCATTACACGCACTTTACCTCGCCCATACGCCGTTATCCCGATGTGATGGTGCACCGCCTGCTATTTCATTATTTAAATGGCGGCCAGAGCGCCAATGCCGAACATTACGAAAAATTGTGCTCGCACAGCTCGGCCATGGAGAAAAAGGCGGCTGATGCCGAACGCGCATCGGTTAAATACAAACAGGCTGAATACCTGAAAGATAACGTGGGCAGCATCTTCAACGGTATCATTTCGGGCGTTACCGAGTGGGGCATGTATGTAGAGATCATTGAAAATAAATGCGAGGGTATGATACGCCTGCGTGATATTGCTGATGATTTTTATACCTTAGACGAGAAAAATTACGCCATCATCGGTCAGCGTAAAAAGAAGGTTTATCAGTTGGGGGATGAGGTGCGCATCAAGGTTAAAAATGTAGACCTTGCTAAAAAACAGATAGATTTTTCTTTGGTGCAGGACCGGTAA
- a CDS encoding DUF5615 family PIN-like protein: MKILIDEQLPVKLKYRFIDTGYEILTVRDMDWLGTKNGSLLALMSANNFDVLLTNDKNLYYQQKVSDLKICIVNINSKTNRYEDVFELINPIKSKLAEVEIYLQHSKGGYFIV, translated from the coding sequence ATGAAAATATTAATTGATGAGCAGTTGCCTGTAAAACTTAAATACAGGTTTATAGATACCGGTTACGAAATACTTACTGTGCGCGATATGGATTGGCTGGGTACTAAGAACGGCAGTCTGCTTGCACTCATGTCGGCCAATAATTTCGATGTATTACTTACCAACGATAAAAACCTTTACTACCAGCAAAAGGTTAGCGACTTAAAGATTTGTATCGTTAACATCAATTCTAAAACCAACCGTTATGAAGATGTTTTTGAATTGATAAACCCTATAAAAAGCAAACTGGCCGAGGTAGAAATTTATCTGCAACATTCAAAAGGCGGCTACTTTATTGTGTAG
- a CDS encoding DUF433 domain-containing protein, with product MKVVEAVIVDKDILGGTPVFKGTRVPVKNLFDYLEAGDSLNDFLNDFDYIPRDYCLAVLQTSEKLLTDAHLYENIN from the coding sequence ATGAAAGTAGTTGAAGCTGTAATTGTTGACAAAGATATATTAGGCGGCACCCCTGTTTTTAAAGGGACACGTGTACCTGTTAAAAACTTGTTTGATTACCTTGAAGCCGGCGATTCATTGAACGACTTTCTGAACGACTTCGACTATATACCACGCGATTACTGCCTGGCGGTATTACAAACATCCGAAAAGCTACTTACGGATGCCCACCTGTATGAAAATATTAATTGA
- a CDS encoding polyprenyl synthetase family protein → MKTLDELQSLIQQAVEQLKYPSQPPDLYEPIGYILSLGGKRLRPALLLMACDIFGGDVDKAVKAALAIEVFHNFTLMHDDIMDKAPLRRGQVTVHERWNQNVAILAGDAMMVEANKLMLQVPDPILRTVMDIFNDTATGVCEGQQFDMSFESRDRVGADEYINMIRLKTAVLLGGALKIGALIGGADQKDAALLYTFGEQLGIAFQLQDDILDVYGDPDKFGKQVGGDIISNKKTYLLIKAQELATGENADALNNWLNDTNADAQQKVAGVTGIYNDLQIRQQAEQAMQTYATEAFNALNAINLPDDRKQYLRGFADSLLVREY, encoded by the coding sequence ATGAAGACCCTTGATGAACTGCAAAGCCTGATACAACAGGCTGTTGAACAATTAAAATACCCCAGCCAACCGCCCGATCTGTACGAGCCGATAGGCTATATCCTGTCGCTGGGTGGCAAGCGCCTGCGCCCCGCCCTGCTGTTGATGGCCTGCGATATTTTTGGCGGCGACGTTGATAAAGCCGTTAAAGCCGCGCTGGCTATAGAAGTGTTCCACAATTTTACGCTGATGCACGACGACATTATGGACAAAGCGCCCCTGCGCCGCGGCCAGGTGACCGTGCACGAGCGCTGGAACCAGAACGTAGCCATACTGGCCGGCGATGCCATGATGGTAGAGGCCAATAAGCTGATGCTGCAGGTACCCGACCCGATATTGCGCACTGTGATGGATATTTTTAACGATACCGCGACCGGCGTGTGCGAAGGCCAGCAATTTGACATGAGCTTTGAAAGCCGCGACCGTGTTGGCGCCGATGAATACATTAATATGATCCGCCTTAAAACGGCCGTGCTGTTAGGTGGTGCACTAAAGATAGGTGCTTTGATAGGCGGCGCTGATCAAAAGGACGCGGCCTTGCTGTATACCTTTGGCGAACAGTTGGGCATCGCTTTCCAGCTGCAGGATGATATTTTAGACGTTTACGGCGACCCGGATAAGTTTGGCAAACAGGTGGGCGGAGATATTATATCAAACAAAAAAACCTACCTGCTGATAAAAGCGCAGGAACTGGCCACCGGCGAAAACGCTGACGCGCTGAACAACTGGTTAAATGATACCAATGCCGATGCGCAGCAAAAAGTAGCCGGGGTTACCGGTATCTATAATGATCTGCAAATACGCCAGCAAGCTGAGCAGGCCATGCAAACCTACGCCACCGAAGCCTTTAACGCGCTTAATGCCATTAACCTGCCCGACGACCGCAAACAATACCTGCGCGGCTTTGCCGATAGTTTATTGGTGAGAGAATATTAA
- the fabG gene encoding 3-oxoacyl-[acyl-carrier-protein] reductase → MKLLEGKTALITGASKGIGRKIAEKFAEHGANVAFTYLSSVEKGQALEQELQSFGTKVKGYRSDASKFDEAEKLIADIITDFGTLNIVVNNAGITKDGLLMRMTEDQWDEVLDVNLKSIFNVTKAASKIMMKNRNGVFINMSSVVGVQGNAGQANYAASKAGIIGFSKSVAKELGSRNIRTNVVAPGFIKTEMTDVLDPKVVEGWEAGIPLKRGGEPEDVANCCVFLASDMATYITGQVIPVDGGML, encoded by the coding sequence ATGAAATTATTAGAAGGAAAGACCGCGCTGATCACCGGCGCATCAAAAGGCATAGGCCGCAAAATAGCTGAGAAATTTGCCGAGCACGGTGCCAACGTGGCATTCACCTACTTGTCGTCGGTTGAAAAAGGCCAGGCTTTAGAACAGGAATTGCAGTCGTTTGGTACCAAAGTAAAAGGCTACCGCTCCGACGCTTCGAAGTTTGACGAGGCCGAAAAACTGATCGCCGATATTATAACCGATTTCGGTACGCTGAACATTGTGGTGAACAATGCCGGCATCACCAAAGACGGCCTGCTGATGCGCATGACCGAAGACCAATGGGATGAAGTGCTGGATGTGAACCTGAAATCGATATTCAACGTAACCAAGGCCGCCTCTAAAATTATGATGAAAAACCGTAATGGCGTGTTCATTAATATGAGTTCGGTAGTGGGTGTGCAGGGCAATGCCGGGCAGGCCAATTACGCTGCTTCAAAGGCGGGCATTATCGGTTTCTCTAAATCGGTAGCTAAAGAGTTGGGCTCGCGCAATATCCGCACCAACGTGGTAGCCCCGGGTTTCATTAAAACCGAAATGACCGACGTGCTCGACCCTAAAGTGGTAGAAGGCTGGGAGGCCGGTATCCCGCTTAAACGTGGCGGCGAGCCTGAAGACGTAGCCAACTGCTGCGTGTTCCTGGCATCGGATATGGCAACTTACATCACCGGGCAGGTAATACCTGTTGATGGCGGGATGTTGTAG
- a CDS encoding IS1182 family transposase has translation MSSKRPVFKPYQQRQLMAIPPTLDELVPASHPVRVVNDVIDRLYLEPLLKAYHIRGSSSYHPQMLLKVLVYGYVTNTYSSRKLAAACRESVYLMWLSSMNYPDHNTINRFRGVRLKHALRDVFEDVVKLLAEEGLLSIEEVNTDGTKIEANANRYTFVWKKAIQTNKEKMKKQLSEIWDYAQSVAKEEDRLPDPPDFTVIDSEKVNAAVDKLNEKLSSREDVSKQVKSKLRYISKHYPQAIARYEQQEALLGERNSYSKTDTDATFMRMKEDHMKNGQLKPGYNVQISTSNQFIVNYTIHSNTTDTNTLSAHLAQHEVSFGKAPQVLTADAGYGSEENYTRLEQKGTIAFVKYGMFDKEQNENHNNKHPFAANKLFYNQEKDCYICPMGQQMNFIGTSKRKTSTEFEQTVKRYQAVNCANCPLNGICHKSKGNRIIEINENLNRLKQKAHELLNSEEGIQRRKKRCFDVEPVFGNIKQNHGFKRFMLRGKEKVEIEWGLVAIAQNLRKKAA, from the coding sequence CGTGTAGTTAACGATGTGATCGACAGGCTCTATCTGGAACCATTGCTGAAAGCTTATCATATCCGCGGGAGTTCAAGCTATCACCCGCAAATGTTGTTAAAGGTGCTGGTATATGGGTATGTAACCAACACCTACTCCAGCCGAAAGCTGGCAGCAGCCTGCCGGGAAAGCGTTTACCTGATGTGGCTGAGTTCGATGAACTATCCTGATCATAATACGATCAACCGTTTCCGGGGCGTACGTTTGAAGCATGCGCTGCGTGATGTGTTCGAAGATGTGGTGAAACTTTTGGCAGAGGAAGGCCTGCTCAGTATTGAAGAAGTGAATACGGACGGGACAAAGATAGAGGCGAATGCAAACCGGTATACCTTTGTCTGGAAGAAAGCGATTCAGACCAATAAGGAAAAGATGAAAAAGCAGCTGTCAGAGATATGGGACTATGCCCAAAGCGTAGCAAAAGAAGAAGACAGGCTGCCTGATCCGCCTGACTTTACTGTTATTGACAGTGAAAAGGTCAATGCCGCAGTAGATAAACTCAATGAGAAGCTTTCCTCGCGTGAGGATGTTTCCAAACAGGTCAAAAGCAAGCTGCGGTATATCAGCAAACATTACCCGCAGGCCATTGCCCGCTATGAGCAGCAGGAAGCTCTGCTGGGTGAACGCAACAGCTATTCCAAGACCGATACGGATGCCACATTCATGCGGATGAAGGAAGACCACATGAAAAACGGCCAGTTAAAACCGGGGTATAATGTTCAGATATCCACATCCAACCAGTTCATTGTCAATTACACCATTCACTCCAACACCACAGACACCAATACATTAAGTGCTCATTTAGCGCAGCATGAAGTCAGCTTTGGCAAAGCACCGCAAGTGCTTACAGCCGATGCCGGATATGGCTCCGAGGAGAACTACACGCGGTTGGAACAAAAAGGAACAATCGCCTTTGTAAAGTATGGGATGTTCGATAAGGAACAAAATGAGAATCACAACAACAAGCACCCTTTTGCAGCAAATAAGCTTTTTTACAACCAGGAGAAAGATTGTTACATCTGCCCGATGGGCCAGCAAATGAATTTCATCGGAACAAGTAAAAGAAAAACAAGCACGGAGTTTGAACAAACGGTAAAAAGATACCAGGCAGTTAACTGCGCTAACTGTCCGCTGAACGGTATTTGCCATAAATCAAAAGGGAATCGGATCATTGAAATCAATGAAAACCTGAACCGCCTGAAACAAAAGGCGCACGAGCTGTTAAACAGTGAAGAAGGCATACAACGGCGAAAGAAACGCTGCTTTGATGTAGAACCTGTATTTGGTAATATTAAGCAGAACCATGGCTTTAAACGGTTTATGCTCCGCGGCAAGGAAAAAGTAGAAATAGAATGGGGTTTAGTTGCAATCGCACAAAATCTAAGGAAAAAAGCGGCTTAA
- a CDS encoding lipid-binding SYLF domain-containing protein, giving the protein MKTIKILILPALLTCFIALVSAKDAGKETERIQKSTTVIHDFSKMKESIPSQLIQEAHGMIIIPHMINAGLAVGGKRGKGVAIVKMADGKWSNPVFVTFTGGSLGLQIGVQSVDLVLVFKHKDVLTKMQNGDFTIGGDISVAAGPVGRSGTASTDYKLEAEVYSYSRSKGLFAGLSINGSNISVDKSANANFYGGKATSQSIFADATSSSADVNELKAAIAGL; this is encoded by the coding sequence ATGAAAACAATAAAAATTTTAATACTACCCGCTTTGCTCACCTGCTTTATCGCATTAGTATCGGCCAAAGATGCCGGTAAGGAGACCGAGCGCATCCAAAAGTCGACCACCGTGATCCACGATTTCTCTAAAATGAAGGAAAGCATCCCATCGCAGCTGATACAGGAAGCGCATGGTATGATCATCATCCCGCATATGATCAACGCAGGCTTGGCTGTTGGCGGTAAGCGCGGCAAAGGTGTAGCTATTGTTAAAATGGCCGATGGCAAATGGAGCAACCCCGTATTTGTAACCTTTACCGGCGGCAGCCTGGGCTTGCAGATCGGCGTGCAGTCGGTTGATTTGGTGCTGGTATTCAAGCACAAAGACGTGCTGACCAAAATGCAGAACGGCGATTTTACCATTGGCGGCGATATATCTGTAGCAGCAGGCCCGGTAGGTCGCAGCGGCACCGCCAGTACCGATTATAAACTGGAGGCCGAAGTGTACTCGTACTCACGCAGCAAAGGGTTGTTCGCTGGGCTAAGCATCAATGGTTCTAATATCTCGGTAGATAAAAGCGCGAATGCCAATTTTTATGGCGGCAAGGCTACTTCGCAAAGCATATTTGCCGATGCCACCAGTTCATCGGCCGATGTAAACGAACTGAAAGCCGCGATAGCGGGGCTATAA
- a CDS encoding PH domain-containing protein encodes MIDKFLKDEQDPKAVEKVYTRLVDLLTSGEEILYIATQKKPLVNILPDCIALTNKRVLFFTPANLGLSIKFVDFVWKDIVDVFTKEEIIGAIFSVKTTNGAEMGVDYLPKVQARKLYQYAQERKEAEREARRLRDLEDKRAESGSVSIDKAQQVAFQPINVPPPAPEPVVPPAPVIETKPDVLTEKLKKLKTLFDNGLISQEEYNQKKMELLSDL; translated from the coding sequence ATGATAGACAAATTTTTAAAAGACGAACAAGACCCCAAAGCCGTTGAAAAGGTATACACCCGTTTGGTTGACCTGCTAACCAGCGGCGAGGAGATATTATACATTGCCACCCAGAAAAAACCACTGGTGAACATCCTGCCCGATTGCATTGCCCTTACCAATAAGCGGGTACTGTTTTTTACCCCGGCCAATTTGGGCCTTTCCATTAAGTTTGTTGATTTTGTTTGGAAAGACATTGTTGACGTGTTCACCAAGGAAGAGATCATTGGGGCCATTTTTAGTGTAAAGACCACCAACGGTGCCGAGATGGGTGTTGATTACCTGCCCAAAGTGCAGGCCCGCAAGCTATACCAATACGCCCAGGAACGCAAAGAAGCCGAACGTGAGGCCCGTCGCCTGCGCGACCTGGAAGATAAACGCGCCGAATCGGGTTCGGTTAGTATCGATAAAGCGCAGCAGGTAGCTTTTCAACCTATCAATGTTCCGCCGCCTGCGCCCGAGCCGGTAGTACCGCCAGCACCCGTTATTGAGACAAAACCAGATGTGCTGACCGAGAAATTGAAGAAGCTGAAAACGCTGTTCGATAACGGCTTGATATCGCAGGAAGAATATAACCAGAAGAAAATGGAGTTACTGAGCGATTTGTAA
- a CDS encoding class I SAM-dependent methyltransferase: MQSVEDFYDQLSSRYTELISRCVPRYDEIFYNLFYYVPDDLHPARILDLGCGTGNLTAAALQHFPQAEIHALDLSADILNECRERFKDNTNIHYHQQDFSNLDFSDESFDLVISSIAIHHIPDKQKAALYSKLYQMLRPGGVFVFADQTRGATDEIYQKHIARWKEEALKLGSTEADWQLWMAHQDAHDYHTPVLWHLKELETAGFATVDVIWKNIMWAVVMGRRGNLIA, encoded by the coding sequence ATGCAATCCGTTGAAGATTTTTACGATCAGTTAAGTTCGCGCTATACCGAACTGATCAGTCGCTGCGTACCGCGGTACGATGAAATATTTTATAACCTGTTTTATTACGTGCCCGATGATCTGCACCCGGCAAGGATATTGGACTTAGGTTGTGGTACCGGAAATTTAACAGCAGCGGCCCTGCAGCATTTCCCGCAGGCAGAGATCCACGCGCTCGATCTTTCGGCCGATATTCTGAACGAATGCCGCGAACGGTTTAAGGATAATACTAATATCCATTATCATCAACAGGATTTTAGTAACCTGGATTTTAGTGATGAGAGCTTCGACCTGGTTATTTCCAGCATCGCCATTCATCATATCCCCGATAAACAGAAAGCCGCGCTGTATAGCAAGCTGTACCAAATGCTAAGGCCGGGCGGTGTATTTGTTTTTGCCGATCAAACCCGCGGCGCTACCGACGAAATTTATCAAAAACACATTGCCCGCTGGAAGGAAGAGGCCCTGAAACTGGGATCGACCGAAGCCGACTGGCAGCTATGGATGGCCCACCAGGACGCGCACGATTATCATACCCCCGTACTTTGGCATCTGAAAGAACTGGAAACAGCCGGTTTTGCCACGGTTGATGTGATATGGAAGAATATTATGTGGGCGGTGGTGATGGGGCGACGTGGCAATCTTATAGCTTGA
- a CDS encoding LuxE/PaaK family acyltransferase, with product MLTPQQVFSIAAEQQFADVALQVFRHQARRCAVYRQFIEGLRVDADRVDAVYQIPFLPISFFKSHRVLSSDAPVNITFTSSGTTGMITSTHHVTDVSWYEASFRRAFGLFYGDIKDYCVLALLPAYLEREGSSLIYMAQDLISRSQNTDSGFYLYNHAELYDHLQRQQQMGKPTILIGVTFALLDFIEQYPIQFPELIVMETGGMKGRRKEMIREELHRDLCAGFGVSKIHSEYGMTELLSQAYSKGDGIFNCPPWMRIITRDTNDPLSLTGTNRTGGINVIDLANINSCSFIATQDLGKVYADGSFEVLGRFDHSDIRGCNLLVG from the coding sequence ATGCTTACCCCGCAACAAGTATTTTCCATCGCTGCCGAACAACAATTCGCTGATGTTGCCCTGCAGGTTTTTCGGCACCAGGCGCGGCGTTGCGCTGTTTACCGGCAATTTATTGAAGGTTTGCGGGTAGATGCTGATAGGGTAGATGCTGTATACCAGATCCCTTTTCTGCCGATATCGTTCTTTAAATCGCACCGGGTATTAAGCTCGGATGCGCCGGTTAATATCACTTTCACCAGTTCGGGCACTACAGGGATGATCACCAGCACCCATCACGTTACCGATGTAAGCTGGTACGAGGCAAGTTTCCGCAGGGCGTTCGGATTGTTTTATGGCGATATTAAGGACTATTGCGTACTGGCCCTGCTGCCCGCCTACCTGGAGCGCGAAGGTTCATCACTGATCTACATGGCGCAGGATCTGATCAGCCGATCGCAAAACACAGACAGCGGCTTTTACCTGTATAACCATGCCGAACTATACGATCATTTACAGCGCCAGCAGCAAATGGGCAAACCTACCATACTCATCGGCGTAACCTTTGCCCTACTCGACTTTATTGAACAGTACCCCATTCAATTCCCCGAACTGATCGTGATGGAGACCGGCGGCATGAAAGGCCGCCGCAAAGAAATGATACGCGAAGAACTGCACCGCGACCTGTGCGCGGGTTTTGGTGTAAGCAAGATCCACTCGGAATATGGCATGACCGAACTGCTATCGCAAGCCTATTCCAAGGGCGATGGCATCTTCAACTGCCCGCCCTGGATGCGCATCATCACCCGCGATACCAACGATCCGCTAAGTTTAACCGGCACTAACCGCACCGGCGGTATCAACGTGATCGACCTGGCCAATATCAACTCCTGCAGTTTTATAGCCACCCAAGATCTGGGTAAAGTTTACGCCGATGGATCGTTTGAAGTACTGGGGCGGTTTGATCATTCGGATATCAGGGGGTGTAATTTGTTGGTGGGGTAG